A section of the Brachyhypopomus gauderio isolate BG-103 chromosome 13, BGAUD_0.2, whole genome shotgun sequence genome encodes:
- the capn7 gene encoding calpain-7: MDCSALELDAVKFAKSAVSHDQRGRYNDAMFFYKEAAQALIYAGMAGSKLENIQGKVNEYLERVQALLSAVQAQSSDPLKSKHQLDLERAYFLVTQAFEEDEKGNSDEAIELYTQAVELCIQASNETSDQALQGKLKQLARQALDRAEGLKETLSKPPAQDKPPSSAGRAPAPVRQYLPLGPDFSLQDRPQPVRPVQSSEPQGQRYTSEEIEVLRTTSKINKIEYVPFMNVDLRERFAFPVPFSDKYGKLALSPKQSAIFSRWVRPDDICNNPTMIFTVSSFSIKQTVVSDCSFVASLAISAAYERRFSKKLITSIIYPQNRRGEPEYNPCGKYMVKLHINGVPRKVIIDDFLPVDRNGELLCSYSSNRNELWVSLIEKAYMKVMGGYDFPGSNSNIDLHALTGWIPERIAMHSDNQSFSKDDSFRMLFQRFHRGDVLITAATGVMTEEEGERWGLVPTHAYAVLDIREYKGRRFLQLKNPWSHLRWKGRYSERDEKNWTPDLLKYLNFDPKTAQKFDNGVFWIIWEDLCQYYDVIYLSWNPGLFKESSCIHSSWDAKQGPVKDAYSLANNPQYKLEVQCPQGGAAVWVLLTRHITDKDDFATNREFITLVVYKTDGKKVYYPADPPPYIDGIRINSPHYLTKVKLTSAGTHTFTLVVSQYEKQNTINYTLRVYSVCKFNFSKIPTPFIHTKRVNGQWRGISAGGCGNYKDTYKHNPIYQFNLEKSGPLLIELRGSRQYSVGFEVLTVSTVGDPGPSGLQKKGSGDYRCGFCYMELDQIPAGIYNVIPTTFLPSQEGPFFLDFSSATPLRVSQLQ, translated from the exons ATGGACTGTAGCGCGCTGGAGCTTGATGCTGTGAAATTTGCCAAGTCAGCGGTGTCCCACGACCAGAGAGGAAGATACAACGACGCGATGTTCTTCTATAAG GAGGCAGCGCAGGCCCTCATCTATGCTGGCATGGCAGGGTCCAAACTGGAGAATATTCAAGGAAAAGTCAACGAGTACCTGGAAAGAGTACAAGCTCTTCTTAGCGCTG TTCAGGCCCAAAGCAGTGACCCCCTGAAGAGCAAGCACCAGCTGGACCTTGAGCGGGCGTACTTCCTGGTGACCCAGGCCTTCGAGGAGGACGAGAAGGGCAACAGTGACGAGGCCATAGAGCTGTACACTCAGGCTGTGGAGCTGTGCATACAGGCC TCAAATGAGACCTCAGATCAGGCACTACAGGGTAAACTGAAGCAGCTGGCTCGCCAGGCTCTGGACCG GGCAGAGGGGCTGAAAGAAACCCTTTCTAAACCCCCAGCCCAGGACAAACCCCCCTCCTCCGCTGGCAGGGCCCCAGCGCCTGTGAGGCAGTACCTGCCCCTGGGTCCCGACTTCTCCCTCCAAGACAGGCCCCAGCCGGTGCGCCCCGTGCAGTCCAGCGAGCCGCAGGGCCAGCGCTACACATCCGAGGAGATAGAGGTGCTCAG GACGACTTCCAAGATCAATAAGATTGAATATGTGCCGTTCATGAACGTGGACTTGAGGGAACGCTTTGCCTTCCCAGTTCCATTTTC AGACAAGTATGGGAAACTGGCGCTGTCCCCTAAACAGTCAGCCATCTTCTCTCGCTGGGTCCGTCCTGACGACATCTGCAACAACCCCACTATGATTTTCACCGTGTCCAGTTTCAGCATCAAACAG ACGGTGGTGTCAGATTGCTCTTTTGTAGCCTCTTTGGCCATCAGCGCTGCATATGAGAGACGCTTCAGCAAGAAGTTAATCACCAG CATAATTTATCCGCAGAataggaggggtgaaccggaaTATAATCCCTGTGGGAAATACATGGTGAAACTCCACATTAATGGGGTTCCTAGGAAG GTGATCATTGACGATTTCCTCCCAGTGGACCGGAACGGGGAGCTGCTCTGCTCCTACTCCAGCAACCGGAACGAGCTGTGGGTTTCCCTCATAGAAAAGGCCTACATGAAAGTGATGGGTGGATACGACTTTCCTGGCTCCAACTCT AATATCGATCTGCATGCGCTGACTGGCTGGATCCCAGAACGCATCGCCATGCACTCGGACAACCAGTCCTTCAGCAAGGACGACAGCTTCCGCATGCTGttccaaag GTTTCACAGAGGCGACGTCCTCATCACAGCAGCAACAGGTGTCATGACGGAGGAGGAAGGGGAGAGGTGGGGTTTGGTGCCCACCCACGCCTACGCCGTGCTGGACATCAGGGAATATAAG GGTAGACGCTTCCTGCAGCTGAAGAACCCATGGAGCCATCTCAGGTGGAAAGGTCGTTACAGTGAGCGTGACGAGAAGAACTGGACCCCGGACTTGCTCAAGTACCTCAACTTTGACCCCAAAACTGCACAGAAGTTTGACAATG GGGTGTTCTGGATCATCTGGGAGGACTTGTGCCAGTACTATGATGTCATCTACCTGAGCTGGAATCCTGGTCTATTTAAAGAATCCTCCTGCATACACAG TAGCTGGGATGCAAAACAGGGCCCAGTAAAGGACGCCTACAGCTTGGCCAACAACCCTCAGTACAAGCTGGAGGTGCAGTGTCCACAGGGGGGCGCCGCAGTGTGGGTGCTGCTAACAAGACACATCACCGACAAG GATGACTTTGCAACAAACCGTGAATTTATCACTTTAGTTGTTTACAAGACTGACGGAAAGAAGGTTTATTATCCAG CTGATCCTCCCCCGTATATCGATGGAATACGGATCAACAGTCCACACTACTTGACCAAGGTCAAGCTGACCAGTGCAGGGACGCACACCTTCACACTAGTGGTATCTCAGTACGAGAAGCAAAATACCATCAACTACACACTGAGG GTCTACTCGGTGTGCAAGTTTAATTTCTCCAAAATCCCAACACCATTTATACATACCAAAAGG gtaaatGGTCAGTGGAGGGGAATCAGTGCTGGGGGGTGTGGGAACTATAAGGACACTTACAAGCACAACCCCATTTACCAGTTTAACCTGGAGAAATCAGGACCTCTGCTGATCGAGCTTCGGGGCTCCAG GCAGTACAGTGTGGGCTTCGAGGTTCTGACTGTGTCCACTGTAGGGGATCCAGGCCCCTCGGGGCTGCAGAAGAAAGGCAGTGGAGATTACAG GTGTGGATTTTGCTACATGGAGCTGGATCAAATCCCTGCAGGCATCTACAATGTCATCCCCACCACCTTCCTGCCCAGCCAGGAAGGACCCTTCTTCCTGGACTTCAGCAGTGCCACGCCCCTGCGGGTGTCGCAGCTCCAGTGA